One window from the genome of bacterium HR11 encodes:
- the rtcB gene encoding RNA-splicing ligase RtcB, with translation MADKPVFRPISDYIWEAEPVGDMRVPARVFASKKLWDLIQRDNSLKQLCNVATLPGIVGYALAMPDIHEGYGFPIGGVAAFRVEDGIISPGGVGYDVNCLYGDAKVLHIHGYTRAIADMEADWPQGRVRCQDFRGGHGTDTPVIGFLRRRPYGTVYRVTTDTGHETVATADHPFWTPAGMVELRRLQVGDRVAVYPFEGVPYEEPAARVLVDESHIVAVLERYGKAGRGRAVTQVLRRLRSRGLLPLRANAPQVPYLLKLLGYVLGDGTVYFTGGTGKGVVWFYGRPEDLEAIRADVAALGFTPSRIYSRPRRHRVTTAYRDYEFESQEHAVKVVSSSFAALLVALGAPVGNKAVQDYGVPEWLLEAPRWHQRLFLAALFGAELSAPRALDRHNHNFMTPVLSVSKRESHVDSGRRFLEDIGRMLAGFGVQVLKISQRREQTHADGSRSVRLRLVLSARLDSLRNLWGRIGFEYNQKRQALASVAVGYLRYKAHVLRLREEAASAAVALRAQALPPTAIFDRLVGLYVNRRFLERSLYEGRTSPRVGAAFMTFEEYRRWATEGLGTSGMVWSRIIRLEPIPFAGDVYDLTVAHPDHNFIADGFVVSNCGVRVVVTNLTREDLEGKVERLADVLFETVPTGVGAHGAIRKLSREELRQVVVRGARWAVEEGFGTEADLAHTEENGCLAGADPDKISHRAYERGADQLGTLGSGNHFAEVDVIDEIYDEAAAQRLGLFRGQVVYQIHCGSRGFGHQICDDYLGVMYRAVQKYGIRLPDRQLVCAPLSSPEAQDYLGAMRGAANFAWCNRQIIMALMAKAFQKALGVSPRDLGVRLLYDVCHNIAKIEEHVIDGQRVKVCVHRKGATRAFPPGRPEIPADYRDIGQPVLIPGDMGRYSYILLGKPKAMELTFGSSCHGAGRVMSRAQAKRLAAHRDIERELREMGIIVRGESRATIDEEMSEAYKDVSEVVEVVHRTGISTKFVRLRPVCVIKG, from the coding sequence ATGGCCGACAAGCCGGTGTTTCGTCCCATCAGTGATTACATCTGGGAGGCGGAGCCCGTCGGCGATATGCGGGTCCCGGCCCGGGTCTTTGCCTCCAAGAAGCTCTGGGACCTCATCCAGCGGGACAACAGCCTGAAGCAGTTGTGCAACGTGGCGACGCTCCCGGGGATCGTGGGCTATGCGCTGGCGATGCCGGACATCCACGAGGGCTACGGCTTTCCCATCGGGGGCGTGGCGGCCTTTCGGGTCGAAGACGGAATTATATCACCTGGAGGCGTTGGGTATGACGTGAATTGCCTGTACGGTGATGCCAAAGTATTGCACATTCACGGATACACTCGGGCCATCGCCGATATGGAGGCCGACTGGCCTCAAGGGCGGGTCCGTTGTCAGGACTTCCGGGGGGGCCATGGTACGGATACACCCGTCATCGGCTTTTTACGCCGTCGCCCTTACGGGACCGTTTATCGGGTGACGACGGACACGGGCCATGAAACTGTCGCGACGGCCGACCATCCCTTCTGGACGCCGGCGGGGATGGTCGAGCTCCGGCGGCTCCAGGTCGGGGATCGGGTGGCCGTCTACCCCTTTGAGGGCGTGCCTTACGAGGAGCCGGCGGCTCGGGTGTTGGTGGACGAGTCCCATATCGTGGCCGTCCTGGAACGCTATGGGAAGGCCGGGCGCGGCCGGGCCGTCACCCAGGTCTTGCGCCGACTTCGGTCGCGGGGGCTTCTGCCCTTGCGGGCGAACGCGCCGCAGGTCCCTTACCTGCTGAAGCTCTTGGGGTACGTGCTGGGAGACGGCACGGTCTACTTCACAGGCGGCACGGGCAAGGGCGTCGTGTGGTTTTATGGCCGACCGGAGGACCTGGAGGCTATCCGGGCCGACGTGGCGGCCCTCGGCTTCACGCCCTCTCGGATTTACAGTCGTCCCCGTCGTCACCGTGTCACGACGGCCTATCGGGACTATGAATTCGAGAGCCAGGAACACGCCGTAAAGGTCGTAAGCAGTAGCTTCGCCGCCTTGCTGGTCGCTCTGGGCGCCCCGGTCGGCAACAAGGCGGTACAGGACTATGGGGTCCCCGAGTGGCTCCTGGAGGCACCTCGCTGGCATCAACGCCTCTTTTTAGCCGCCCTTTTTGGGGCCGAGCTTTCAGCCCCCCGGGCTTTGGACCGACACAATCACAATTTCATGACTCCTGTACTCTCGGTGAGCAAGCGAGAATCCCACGTCGATAGTGGCCGTCGTTTCCTCGAGGATATCGGGCGCATGTTAGCCGGTTTTGGCGTTCAGGTCCTGAAGATCTCTCAGCGGCGAGAGCAGACGCATGCGGACGGGAGCCGCTCGGTCCGTCTCCGACTCGTTCTCTCCGCCCGGCTCGACAGTCTGCGCAACCTCTGGGGCCGCATTGGATTCGAGTACAATCAAAAGCGGCAGGCCCTGGCGAGCGTGGCTGTCGGGTATTTACGGTACAAAGCGCATGTCTTGCGCCTCCGGGAGGAGGCGGCTTCGGCGGCCGTCGCCCTGCGGGCCCAGGCTCTGCCGCCGACGGCCATCTTCGACCGGCTCGTCGGCTTGTATGTAAATCGGCGCTTTTTAGAGCGGTCGCTGTATGAAGGTCGCACGAGCCCTCGGGTCGGCGCCGCCTTCATGACCTTCGAGGAGTACCGCCGTTGGGCGACCGAGGGTCTGGGGACCAGCGGGATGGTCTGGAGCCGGATCATTCGTCTGGAGCCGATTCCCTTCGCCGGGGACGTTTACGACCTGACCGTCGCCCATCCAGACCATAACTTCATCGCCGACGGATTCGTCGTCTCCAACTGCGGCGTCCGGGTCGTCGTCACGAACCTGACCCGGGAGGACCTGGAGGGGAAGGTCGAGCGGCTGGCCGACGTCCTGTTCGAGACGGTCCCGACGGGCGTCGGCGCCCACGGCGCCATTCGCAAGCTCAGTCGGGAGGAGCTCCGGCAGGTCGTCGTCCGGGGCGCCCGGTGGGCCGTCGAGGAGGGCTTCGGGACCGAGGCGGACCTGGCCCACACCGAGGAAAACGGCTGTCTCGCCGGGGCGGACCCCGACAAGATCTCCCACCGGGCCTACGAGCGTGGGGCCGACCAGCTCGGGACCCTGGGGTCGGGCAACCACTTTGCCGAGGTCGACGTCATCGACGAGATTTACGACGAGGCGGCCGCGCAGCGGTTGGGCCTCTTTCGGGGCCAGGTCGTCTATCAGATCCACTGCGGCTCTCGGGGCTTCGGGCACCAGATTTGCGACGATTACCTGGGCGTCATGTACCGGGCCGTCCAGAAGTACGGCATTCGCCTGCCGGACCGTCAGCTCGTGTGTGCGCCCCTTTCGTCGCCCGAGGCCCAGGACTACCTGGGGGCGATGCGGGGGGCGGCCAACTTTGCGTGGTGTAACCGGCAGATCATCATGGCCCTGATGGCGAAGGCTTTTCAAAAGGCCCTGGGCGTCTCGCCCCGGGACCTGGGCGTCCGGCTCCTGTACGACGTGTGTCATAATATCGCCAAAATCGAGGAGCACGTCATCGACGGTCAACGCGTGAAGGTCTGCGTCCACCGGAAGGGGGCCACGCGGGCCTTCCCGCCGGGTCGGCCCGAGATACCGGCCGACTATCGGGACATCGGTCAGCCGGTCCTGATCCCGGGCGACATGGGCCGGTACTCGTACATCCTCTTGGGGAAGCCGAAGGCGATGGAGCTGACCTTTGGGAGCTCCTGTCATGGGGCGGGTCGGGTCATGAGCCGGGCCCAGGCGAAGCGTCTGGCGGCGCATCGGGACATCGAGCGGGAGCTCCGGGAGATGGGGATCATCGTCCGGGGCGAGAGTCGAGCGACCATCGACGAGGAGATGTCGGAGGCTTACAAGGACGTCAGCGAGGTCGTCGAGGTCGTCCATCGGACGGGCATCAGCACGAAGTTCGTACGTCTCCGGCCCGTCTGCGTCATCAAGGGATAG
- the dnaC_2 gene encoding DNA replication protein DnaC, with translation MVACKQCRDTGWLPVERGGVAGVRPCACRQERQLRYRLQQAGIPPRFLDAEFDTFQPIHESQAYALELAVQFARSYPAVESGLFFVGPTGVGKTHLMVAVLKALAQRDVPVLFCDCNELLTQLRRSYSREASVSEADLIQPLLETELVLLDDLGAHRASEWVFDVLFSIINYRYNHRKPLLVTSNLIVDRPGEDVRSLLVSHLSQRVYSRLAEMCLITVIRGPDYRVEIRQPAWQQTRGTGDGLAQTAPTADRGPETGDRRPASVTRRLVRPPRLVGPDLPPGPDET, from the coding sequence GTGGTCGCATGCAAGCAATGTCGGGACACGGGCTGGCTTCCCGTCGAGCGGGGCGGCGTCGCCGGCGTCCGGCCGTGCGCATGCCGTCAGGAGCGTCAGCTCCGGTATCGTCTTCAGCAGGCCGGGATCCCGCCCCGGTTTCTGGACGCCGAGTTCGACACGTTCCAGCCGATTCACGAATCTCAGGCGTATGCCTTAGAGTTGGCGGTCCAGTTTGCGCGGTCTTATCCTGCCGTGGAGAGCGGTCTCTTCTTTGTCGGCCCGACGGGGGTCGGCAAGACGCACCTGATGGTCGCCGTCCTCAAGGCCCTGGCCCAACGGGACGTGCCGGTCCTGTTCTGTGATTGCAACGAGCTTCTGACTCAGCTTCGGCGCTCTTACAGTCGGGAAGCGTCGGTCTCCGAGGCCGACCTCATTCAGCCCCTGTTGGAGACCGAGCTCGTCCTCCTGGACGACTTGGGGGCGCATCGGGCCAGCGAATGGGTCTTCGACGTCCTGTTTTCGATCATTAACTACCGGTACAATCATCGGAAGCCCCTCCTGGTGACCAGCAATCTCATCGTGGACCGGCCCGGGGAGGACGTCCGGAGCCTCCTGGTGAGCCACCTCTCCCAGCGGGTCTACTCTCGGCTCGCCGAGATGTGTCTGATCACCGTGATCCGGGGTCCCGACTACCGGGTCGAAATCCGTCAGCCGGCCTGGCAGCAGACCCGGGGTACGGGCGACGGCTTGGCCCAGACGGCTCCGACCGCAGACCGGGGACCGGAGACTGGGGACCGGAGACCGGCGTCGGTGACCCGACGGCTGGTCCGGCCGCCCCGTCTGGTCGGGCCGGACCTCCCGCCGGGGCCGGACGAGACTTGA
- the mutL gene encoding DNA mismatch repair protein MutL, translated as MGRIVILPDVVVNRIAAGEVIQRPASVVKELIDNALDAGARRVEVRLEKGGRRLVLVRDDGCGMDAEDAVLAFERHATSKVRTVEDLTAIQTLGFRGEALASIAAVAHVVLETRPPDAEMGTRVEVVGGRLRSVTPAAVAPGTVVQVRALFMNVPARRKFLAAPSVELAHVLEVVQNYALAYPDRTFHLWHDGREVFLYPAVAEAVERVRQVYGAEVARSLIPLALETSEGSVVGWVSPPDAGGFRADGMHVFVNGRVVRDRFLLQTFREGWQRYGARRPYPLLVAYLTWPPDAMDVNVHPTKMEVRFREPGRVQELIWTALDRALQARRPVPQWAPPAGASRRVALPEAVGTEDRAPLLRPSVSSGPVSVGPVGLPSAGRVPPPGAGESEAPAPVRSAGRELIGQWARCYLVVLEAEAILLLDQHLVHERYLYEQWTASPQALPTQALLMPIPVEVGMADAAFLAGCSEQLRRLGWQLEPFGPGAVTVQAAPLGVPADRVPEVVLQLRAILESAPRDPVAGWDDLLKTMACKAAVKMGMELSPDRRAALFEMWQVLKVPQVCPHGRRMALRIPLTRVHHLFGRTWSGESAP; from the coding sequence ATGGGTCGCATCGTCATCCTGCCGGACGTCGTCGTCAACCGCATCGCCGCCGGGGAGGTCATCCAGCGGCCGGCGTCCGTCGTCAAGGAGCTCATCGACAATGCGCTCGATGCGGGCGCCCGTCGGGTCGAGGTCCGTCTCGAGAAGGGCGGCCGCCGGCTCGTCCTGGTCCGGGACGACGGTTGCGGGATGGACGCCGAGGACGCCGTGCTGGCCTTTGAGCGGCATGCGACCAGCAAGGTCCGAACCGTCGAAGACCTGACGGCTATTCAGACGCTGGGGTTCCGGGGCGAGGCCTTGGCGAGCATCGCCGCCGTCGCCCACGTCGTCCTGGAGACCCGGCCGCCGGACGCCGAGATGGGGACCCGGGTCGAGGTCGTCGGCGGTCGTCTACGGAGCGTGACGCCGGCGGCCGTGGCGCCCGGGACGGTCGTCCAGGTCCGGGCGCTGTTCATGAACGTCCCGGCCCGGCGGAAATTCCTGGCGGCCCCGTCTGTCGAACTGGCCCACGTCCTGGAGGTCGTCCAGAACTACGCCCTGGCCTATCCGGACCGGACGTTCCACCTGTGGCATGACGGCCGGGAGGTCTTCCTGTATCCGGCCGTGGCCGAGGCCGTCGAGCGGGTCCGGCAGGTGTACGGTGCCGAGGTCGCCCGGTCGTTGATCCCCCTGGCCTTGGAGACGTCCGAGGGGTCGGTCGTCGGGTGGGTGAGTCCTCCGGACGCGGGCGGATTCCGGGCCGACGGGATGCACGTGTTCGTGAACGGCCGGGTCGTCCGGGACCGCTTCCTCCTGCAGACCTTCCGGGAGGGCTGGCAGAGGTACGGGGCCCGTCGGCCCTATCCCCTCCTGGTCGCCTATCTTACGTGGCCGCCCGATGCGATGGACGTCAACGTCCACCCGACGAAGATGGAGGTCCGCTTTCGGGAGCCCGGGCGGGTCCAGGAGCTTATCTGGACGGCCCTGGACCGGGCCCTCCAGGCCCGCCGGCCCGTCCCGCAGTGGGCCCCACCGGCCGGGGCGTCCCGCCGGGTCGCCCTTCCGGAGGCGGTCGGGACGGAAGACCGGGCGCCCCTCCTTCGGCCTTCGGTCTCGTCGGGTCCCGTCTCGGTCGGTCCCGTCGGTCTGCCGTCGGCCGGCCGGGTGCCGCCGCCTGGTGCTGGCGAGTCGGAGGCACCGGCGCCTGTCCGATCGGCCGGTCGGGAACTGATCGGCCAGTGGGCCCGGTGCTACCTGGTCGTCCTGGAGGCCGAGGCGATCCTCCTGCTGGACCAGCACCTCGTTCATGAGCGTTACCTGTACGAGCAGTGGACGGCCTCGCCCCAGGCCCTGCCGACGCAGGCCCTCCTGATGCCTATCCCCGTCGAGGTCGGGATGGCCGATGCCGCCTTCCTGGCCGGCTGTTCGGAGCAATTGCGGCGGCTCGGCTGGCAGTTGGAGCCCTTCGGTCCGGGGGCCGTGACCGTGCAGGCCGCGCCCCTCGGCGTCCCGGCCGACCGGGTCCCCGAGGTCGTCCTTCAGCTCCGTGCGATCCTGGAGTCGGCGCCCCGGGACCCGGTCGCCGGATGGGACGACCTGCTGAAGACGATGGCCTGCAAGGCGGCCGTCAAGATGGGGATGGAGCTATCGCCGGACCGGCGGGCCGCCCTGTTTGAGATGTGGCAGGTCCTGAAGGTGCCGCAGGTGTGCCCGCACGGTCGCCGGATGGCCCTTCGGATCCCCCTGACGAGGGTGCATCACCTGTTCGGTCGGACCTGGTCGGGAGAGTCCGCCCCATGA
- the tlyC_2 gene encoding Hemolysin C has protein sequence MSVPVGTLLTVLAMAALIGLSFFFSVTETALLACNRHRMRHMAEQGRWQARLVLELLEKPEHLLSVVQISDKVVDAAFAALTTYWMVRHFGERGEVVLYATGLIALATLLLGEVLPKTLGAYYPDRMALWFGPFLYLLLLALYPAVRLTGSLARLGLSWLGHRRPGPEQTDGLSEEEVRSLLLALPRSPRFLSGPFRLIWRILDLPRHPVDEIMVPRHRVQLLALGMPVEQIAATLHTSAFSRFPVYQDRLDNIVGVLYAKDFWGAFFRGRLQRPEDVAAILRPPLVVTSGARIDSVLREMQRRRVHIAVVFDEYGRFEGIVTLEDIIEEIVGEIEDEFDVRRARREPPIQRRGDDVWEALGSVSIKELNEALPEPLPESHEYATLAGFLIAHQERIPEAGEVVEYPPYRFEVLDRQGPRLQRVRIVKT, from the coding sequence ATGAGCGTCCCGGTCGGCACGTTGTTGACGGTCCTGGCCATGGCGGCCCTCATCGGGCTGTCGTTCTTCTTCTCGGTGACCGAGACGGCCCTGCTGGCGTGCAACCGTCATCGGATGCGGCACATGGCCGAGCAGGGCCGCTGGCAGGCCCGGCTGGTCCTGGAGCTTTTAGAAAAGCCGGAGCACCTGCTGAGCGTCGTCCAGATCAGCGACAAGGTCGTGGACGCCGCCTTTGCGGCCCTGACGACCTACTGGATGGTCCGGCACTTCGGCGAGCGGGGCGAGGTCGTCCTGTATGCGACGGGCCTTATCGCCTTGGCGACGCTCCTTCTGGGGGAAGTCCTTCCCAAGACGTTGGGGGCCTACTACCCGGACCGGATGGCCCTGTGGTTCGGTCCCTTCCTGTATCTCCTGCTCCTGGCGCTGTATCCGGCCGTACGGCTGACGGGGTCGCTGGCCCGACTGGGCCTGAGCTGGCTGGGTCATCGACGGCCCGGGCCGGAGCAGACAGACGGCCTATCCGAGGAGGAGGTCCGGAGCCTGCTCCTGGCGCTTCCCCGTTCGCCCCGATTCCTGTCCGGGCCGTTTCGCCTGATATGGCGGATCCTGGACCTGCCCCGGCATCCGGTCGACGAGATCATGGTCCCCCGCCATCGGGTTCAGCTCCTGGCGTTGGGCATGCCCGTCGAGCAGATTGCGGCGACGCTTCACACCAGCGCGTTTTCCCGGTTCCCCGTGTATCAAGACCGCCTCGACAACATCGTCGGCGTCCTGTACGCCAAGGACTTCTGGGGCGCCTTCTTTCGGGGGCGTCTCCAGCGGCCCGAGGACGTGGCGGCCATCTTGCGGCCGCCCCTGGTCGTGACGTCGGGGGCCCGGATCGACTCGGTCCTCCGGGAGATGCAGAGGCGGCGGGTCCACATCGCCGTCGTGTTCGACGAGTACGGCCGCTTCGAGGGCATCGTCACGCTGGAGGACATCATCGAGGAGATCGTCGGTGAGATCGAGGACGAATTCGACGTGCGGCGGGCCCGGCGGGAGCCGCCGATTCAGCGGCGGGGCGACGACGTCTGGGAGGCTCTCGGGTCCGTGTCCATCAAGGAGCTCAACGAGGCCCTGCCGGAGCCCTTGCCGGAGAGCCACGAGTATGCGACACTGGCGGGCTTTCTCATCGCGCACCAGGAGCGGATCCCCGAGGCCGGCGAGGTCGTCGAGTACCCCCCGTATCGCTTCGAGGTCCTCGACCGCCAGGGCCCCCGCCTGCAGAGGGTCCGGATCGTGAAGACGTAG
- the ribE gene encoding Riboflavin synthase yields MFTGIVVACGRVTAREERGGNLRLEVQVPPAWTEPLQVGDSIALDGVCLTVLARAGDRFVVEAVEETLRRTTLGTWTVGRRVNLEPALRAGQALGGHWVQGHVDGTTVLTDVADRPGSRLHVYALPEVWRPYVVPKGSIAVNGVSLTVVDVTPTAFSVSLIPYTLEHTNLGDLRVGDVVNVELDILAKHIYALVKPYLDRWPGGP; encoded by the coding sequence ATGTTCACGGGCATCGTCGTCGCATGTGGTCGGGTCACGGCTCGGGAAGAGCGGGGCGGGAACCTGCGTCTGGAAGTTCAGGTCCCTCCGGCGTGGACGGAACCCCTCCAGGTCGGCGACTCCATCGCCCTGGACGGCGTGTGTCTGACGGTCCTCGCCCGAGCGGGGGACCGCTTCGTCGTCGAAGCCGTCGAGGAGACCCTCCGGCGGACGACGTTGGGCACGTGGACCGTGGGCCGGCGGGTCAATCTGGAGCCGGCCCTGCGGGCCGGTCAGGCCCTGGGCGGCCACTGGGTCCAGGGCCACGTCGACGGCACGACGGTCCTGACGGACGTCGCCGACCGGCCCGGGAGCCGGCTCCACGTCTATGCGCTTCCAGAGGTCTGGCGGCCCTATGTCGTCCCGAAGGGAAGCATCGCCGTCAACGGCGTGAGTCTGACGGTCGTCGACGTCACGCCGACGGCTTTTTCGGTTAGCCTGATCCCGTATACCCTGGAGCATACGAATCTCGGCGACCTGCGGGTCGGGGACGTCGTCAACGTCGAGCTTGATATCCTGGCCAAGCACATCTATGCTTTAGTGAAGCCCTACCTCGACCGTTGGCCTGGGGGTCCGTGA
- the ribBA gene encoding Riboflavin biosynthesis protein RibBA — protein sequence MPFATIEEALEALRRGQMIIIVDDADRENEGDLMIAAEKVTPEAINFMARYGRGLICLAMEPKRLDELQIPLMVSDNASPYGTAFCVSIEAKNKVTTGISAYDRATTILTAIDPRTKPEDLARPGHVFPLRAKEGGVLQRAGHTEAAVDLCRLAGLYPAGVICEILNDDGTMARVPDLEQFARAHGLLMITVADLIRFRMQRERLVREVIRVDLPTEFGTFQLHAFENVIDHTHHVALTMGDIRPDEPVLVRVHSECLTGDVFHSLRCDCGQQLEKALGLIAEAGRGVLLYIMNHEGRGIGLLNKLRAYELQDRQGLDTVEANRSLGFKPDHRDYGIGAQILRELGVRKMRLMTNNPTKYIALDGYGLEIVERVPLEVPPNPRNRDYLRTKKEKLGHILSTV from the coding sequence ATGCCCTTTGCGACCATCGAGGAAGCCCTCGAAGCGCTCCGTCGTGGCCAGATGATCATCATCGTCGACGACGCCGACCGGGAAAACGAGGGGGACCTCATGATCGCCGCCGAGAAGGTCACCCCCGAGGCCATCAACTTCATGGCCCGGTACGGCCGGGGCCTCATCTGCCTGGCGATGGAGCCGAAGCGGCTCGACGAGCTTCAGATTCCCCTGATGGTCAGCGACAACGCGTCGCCCTACGGAACGGCCTTCTGCGTGTCCATCGAGGCGAAAAACAAGGTCACGACGGGCATCTCAGCCTACGACCGGGCGACGACGATCCTGACGGCCATCGACCCGCGGACGAAGCCGGAAGACCTGGCCCGGCCGGGCCACGTCTTCCCCCTCCGGGCCAAGGAGGGCGGTGTCCTCCAACGGGCCGGCCACACGGAGGCGGCCGTCGACCTGTGCCGACTGGCGGGCCTCTACCCGGCCGGCGTCATCTGCGAGATCCTGAACGACGACGGCACGATGGCCCGGGTGCCGGACCTGGAACAGTTCGCTCGAGCGCATGGTCTCCTCATGATCACGGTCGCCGACCTCATCCGCTTCCGAATGCAGAGGGAGCGGCTCGTCCGGGAGGTCATCCGGGTCGACCTGCCGACCGAGTTTGGGACCTTTCAGCTTCATGCCTTCGAGAACGTCATCGACCACACCCACCACGTGGCCTTGACGATGGGGGACATCCGGCCCGACGAGCCCGTCCTCGTGCGGGTTCACTCGGAATGCCTGACGGGGGACGTGTTCCACTCCCTACGGTGTGACTGCGGCCAGCAGTTGGAGAAGGCGCTCGGCCTGATCGCCGAGGCGGGCCGGGGTGTCCTGTTGTACATCATGAACCACGAGGGCCGGGGGATCGGCCTTCTCAACAAGCTTCGGGCTTACGAACTGCAAGACCGCCAGGGCCTGGACACCGTCGAGGCCAACCGGTCCCTGGGCTTCAAGCCCGACCATCGGGACTACGGCATCGGGGCGCAGATCCTACGGGAGTTGGGCGTCCGGAAGATGCGTTTGATGACGAATAACCCGACGAAGTACATCGCCTTAGACGGCTACGGCCTGGAGATCGTCGAGCGGGTCCCCCTGGAAGTCCCGCCCAACCCTCGCAACCGGGACTATCTGCGAACGAAAAAAGAGAAACTCGGACACATCCTCTCGACCGTTTAG
- the mtnA gene encoding Methylthioribose-1-phosphate isomerase encodes MWPYETPIVWQVEDHTVWMIDQRYLPHREEVYIARTYEDMAQAIRTMVIRGAPAIGVAAAMGVALAFRVSSGVPTDPEARRAYFRRVAETLRQTRPTAVNLTWALRRMERVLEAHLDAPPDELFRYLRTEALEIQVEDVALNRRIGEYGAQLFHEPARLLTICNTGFLATAGYGTAAGVIRTLWRRGLLERVYVCETRPYLQGARLTMWEFLREGIPATLITDGMAGFLLQRGMASAVLTGADRIARNGDTANKVGTYTLAVLAHYHGLPFYVAAPYSTIDMATPDGTHIPIEERNSQEVTHVMDVPIAPEGTPVWNPAFDVTPHELITAIITDRGVISRPIPEELARRFSTPADVPTGIRLE; translated from the coding sequence ATGTGGCCGTATGAGACGCCCATCGTCTGGCAGGTGGAAGACCATACGGTCTGGATGATCGACCAGCGCTACCTGCCCCATCGGGAAGAAGTTTACATCGCTCGGACCTATGAGGATATGGCCCAGGCGATTCGGACGATGGTCATCCGGGGGGCCCCGGCCATCGGCGTAGCGGCGGCCATGGGCGTCGCCCTGGCCTTCCGGGTTTCGTCGGGCGTCCCGACAGACCCCGAAGCTCGGCGGGCCTACTTCCGACGGGTCGCCGAGACCCTCCGGCAGACCCGGCCGACGGCCGTCAATCTGACGTGGGCCCTTCGCCGGATGGAACGAGTCCTGGAGGCTCATCTGGACGCACCGCCCGACGAGCTGTTCCGGTACCTCCGGACGGAAGCCCTGGAGATTCAGGTCGAGGACGTCGCTCTCAACCGCCGGATCGGCGAGTATGGCGCCCAGTTATTTCACGAGCCGGCCCGTCTTCTGACCATCTGCAACACGGGGTTTCTCGCCACGGCGGGCTACGGGACGGCCGCCGGCGTCATCCGCACGCTCTGGCGGCGGGGCCTTCTTGAGCGGGTTTACGTCTGTGAGACCCGACCGTATCTTCAGGGAGCCCGCCTGACGATGTGGGAGTTCCTCCGGGAAGGCATCCCGGCGACCCTGATCACGGACGGCATGGCCGGCTTTCTGCTCCAGCGGGGCATGGCGTCCGCCGTCCTCACGGGGGCCGACCGCATCGCCCGAAACGGGGACACGGCCAACAAGGTCGGGACATACACGCTGGCTGTCCTGGCCCACTATCACGGACTCCCCTTCTACGTGGCGGCCCCCTATTCGACGATCGACATGGCGACACCCGACGGGACCCACATCCCTATCGAGGAACGGAACTCTCAGGAGGTGACCCACGTCATGGACGTCCCCATCGCTCCGGAGGGTACGCCTGTATGGAACCCGGCCTTTGACGTGACGCCCCACGAGCTCATCACGGCCATCATCACCGATCGGGGCGTCATCAGCCGCCCGATTCCTGAAGAGTTGGCCCGCCGATTTTCGACCCCGGCGGACGTGCCGACAGGCATCCGTCTTGAGTAG
- the rnpA gene encoding Ribonuclease P protein component: MAPDAVNRRETWPPDLRLRKRRDYQRVFQEGRTEATPYFILRWRPNDRGVPRLGLQIGRRAAPRAVVRNRWKRWAREVFRRHRHGWPPVDIVLVARPEMKELSFSSFQAVFLAAVQRIVRRWERLRSGSGPA, translated from the coding sequence ATGGCGCCTGACGCCGTGAACCGTCGGGAGACCTGGCCGCCCGACCTCCGCCTGCGCAAGCGTCGGGACTATCAGCGGGTCTTCCAGGAGGGCCGGACGGAGGCGACGCCCTACTTCATCCTGCGGTGGCGACCCAACGACCGGGGCGTGCCCCGGCTCGGCCTCCAGATCGGTCGTCGGGCGGCCCCGCGGGCCGTCGTTCGCAACCGCTGGAAGCGCTGGGCCCGGGAAGTCTTCCGGCGACATCGCCACGGATGGCCGCCTGTAGACATCGTCTTGGTGGCCCGGCCGGAGATGAAAGAGCTGTCCTTCTCATCCTTTCAAGCCGTTTTCCTGGCCGCCGTCCAGCGAATCGTCCGGCGGTGGGAGCGGCTTCGGTCGGGGAGTGGCCCGGCATGA
- the yidD gene encoding Putative membrane protein insertion efficiency factor — translation MIRTVLLAGIRLYQWLIRPWLPPVCRFWPSCSEYTYQAIQWYGPYRGLWMGLKRIARCHPWHPGGYDPVPPPPSVRDTVPGPSHSSSV, via the coding sequence ATGATACGGACCGTCTTGTTAGCAGGAATTCGCCTCTACCAATGGCTGATCCGACCGTGGCTACCCCCCGTCTGCCGATTCTGGCCGAGTTGTTCGGAGTACACCTACCAGGCGATTCAGTGGTACGGCCCCTACCGGGGCCTCTGGATGGGCCTGAAGCGGATCGCCCGTTGCCACCCCTGGCACCCCGGTGGGTATGACCCCGTCCCCCCGCCGCCGTCCGTCCGGGATACCGTCCCTGGACCATCCCATTCGTCGTCTGTGTGA